One genomic region from Ovis canadensis isolate MfBH-ARS-UI-01 breed Bighorn chromosome 24, ARS-UI_OviCan_v2, whole genome shotgun sequence encodes:
- the THUMPD1 gene encoding THUMP domain-containing protein 1 isoform X2, protein MAARIQQSPQPGGGKRKGKAQYVQAKRARRWDGGGPRQLEPGIQGILITCNMNERKCVEEAYSLLNEYGDDMYGPEKFADKDQQPSGSEGEDDDVEAALKKEVGDIKASTEMRLRRFQSVESGANNVVFIRTLGIEPEKLVHHILQDIYKTKKKKTRVILRMLPISGTCKAFLEDMKKYAETFLEPWFKAPNKGTFQIVYKSRNNSHMNREEVIKELAGIVGSLNSENKVDLTNPQYTVVVEIIKAVCCLSVVKDYMLFRKYNLQEVVKSAKDLSQLNPKQAVQTGNGKEAKLEFGDKSSENDPAEGKNNQQVVPENSEELGPTESISETHLVNEGVAKPELASQVTERSESNENDL, encoded by the exons ATGGCGGCCCGCATACAGCAGTCTCCTCAGCCTGGCGGCGGGAAACGTAAAGGCAAGGCTCAGTATGTGCAGGCCAAGCGGGCTCGGCGCTGGGATGGCGGTGGGCCCCGCCAGCTGGAGCCCGGGATACAGGGCATTCTCATCACCTGTAACATGAACGAGCGCAAGTGCGTGGAGGAGGCCTATAGCCTGCTCAACGAATACGGCGACGACATGTATGGACCAGAAAAG TTTGCAGACAAGGATCAACAACCCTCTGGAAGTGAGGGAGAAGATGATGATGTGGAAGCTGCCTTGAAGAAAGAAGTTGGTGACATTAAGGCATCCACAGAGATGAGGCTAAGAAGATTCCAGTCAGTGGAGAGTGGAGCCAATAATGTAGTCTTCATCAGGACACTTGGAATAG aacctGAGAAATTGGTGCATCATATTCTCCAAGATATATACAAAACCAAGAAGAAGAAGACTCGGGTTATTCTACGAATGTTGCCCATCTCAGGCACATGCAAGGCTTTCTTAGAAGATATGAAAAAATACGCAGAAACATTTTTGGAACCATGGTTTAAAGCTCCAAACAAAGGAACATTTCAGATTGTATACAAATCTCGGAATAACAGTCATATGAATAGAGAAGAAGTTATCAAAGAGTTGGCAG GAATAGTAGGCAGCctcaattcagaaaataaagtggATCTTACCAATCCACAGTACACAGTGGTAGTAGAAATCATTAAAGCTGTCTGTTGCCTGAGTGTTGTGAAAGATTACATGTTGTTCAGAAAATACAatctccaggaggtggtgaagagtGCTAAGGACTTGTCACAGCTTAACCCAAAGCAGGCAGTACAAACAGGAAATGGGAAAGAAGCTAAATTGGAATTTGGTGACAAATCAAGTGAAAATGACCCcgcagaaggaaaaaataaccaACAAGTGGTACCAGAGAACAGTGAGGAGCTGGGTCCAACAGAATCAATATCTGAGACACATCTGGTGAATGAGGGGGTGGCTAAACCTGAACTTGCAAGTCAAGTCACAGAAAGATCTGAATCAAATGAAAATGATCTCTGA
- the THUMPD1 gene encoding THUMP domain-containing protein 1 isoform X1 produces the protein MAARIQQSPQPGGGKRKGKAQYVQAKRARRWDGGGPRQLEPGIQGILITCNMNERKCVEEAYSLLNEYGDDMYGPEKQFADKDQQPSGSEGEDDDVEAALKKEVGDIKASTEMRLRRFQSVESGANNVVFIRTLGIEPEKLVHHILQDIYKTKKKKTRVILRMLPISGTCKAFLEDMKKYAETFLEPWFKAPNKGTFQIVYKSRNNSHMNREEVIKELAGIVGSLNSENKVDLTNPQYTVVVEIIKAVCCLSVVKDYMLFRKYNLQEVVKSAKDLSQLNPKQAVQTGNGKEAKLEFGDKSSENDPAEGKNNQQVVPENSEELGPTESISETHLVNEGVAKPELASQVTERSESNENDL, from the exons ATGGCGGCCCGCATACAGCAGTCTCCTCAGCCTGGCGGCGGGAAACGTAAAGGCAAGGCTCAGTATGTGCAGGCCAAGCGGGCTCGGCGCTGGGATGGCGGTGGGCCCCGCCAGCTGGAGCCCGGGATACAGGGCATTCTCATCACCTGTAACATGAACGAGCGCAAGTGCGTGGAGGAGGCCTATAGCCTGCTCAACGAATACGGCGACGACATGTATGGACCAGAAAAG CAGTTTGCAGACAAGGATCAACAACCCTCTGGAAGTGAGGGAGAAGATGATGATGTGGAAGCTGCCTTGAAGAAAGAAGTTGGTGACATTAAGGCATCCACAGAGATGAGGCTAAGAAGATTCCAGTCAGTGGAGAGTGGAGCCAATAATGTAGTCTTCATCAGGACACTTGGAATAG aacctGAGAAATTGGTGCATCATATTCTCCAAGATATATACAAAACCAAGAAGAAGAAGACTCGGGTTATTCTACGAATGTTGCCCATCTCAGGCACATGCAAGGCTTTCTTAGAAGATATGAAAAAATACGCAGAAACATTTTTGGAACCATGGTTTAAAGCTCCAAACAAAGGAACATTTCAGATTGTATACAAATCTCGGAATAACAGTCATATGAATAGAGAAGAAGTTATCAAAGAGTTGGCAG GAATAGTAGGCAGCctcaattcagaaaataaagtggATCTTACCAATCCACAGTACACAGTGGTAGTAGAAATCATTAAAGCTGTCTGTTGCCTGAGTGTTGTGAAAGATTACATGTTGTTCAGAAAATACAatctccaggaggtggtgaagagtGCTAAGGACTTGTCACAGCTTAACCCAAAGCAGGCAGTACAAACAGGAAATGGGAAAGAAGCTAAATTGGAATTTGGTGACAAATCAAGTGAAAATGACCCcgcagaaggaaaaaataaccaACAAGTGGTACCAGAGAACAGTGAGGAGCTGGGTCCAACAGAATCAATATCTGAGACACATCTGGTGAATGAGGGGGTGGCTAAACCTGAACTTGCAAGTCAAGTCACAGAAAGATCTGAATCAAATGAAAATGATCTCTGA